From Chionomys nivalis chromosome 21, mChiNiv1.1, whole genome shotgun sequence, a single genomic window includes:
- the LOC130863765 gene encoding eukaryotic translation initiation factor 3 subunit A-like, with protein MRMDKGDRRGMKMDTGHSEDMRMDKGDRRGMKMDTGHSEDMRMDKGDRRGMKMGTGPSEDMRMDKGDRRGMKMGTGPSEDMRMDKGDRRGMKMGTGPGEDMRMCNGHCNDVRMDTGQSDLRMENGHGASLKMDICHSEDMKLDDGDIHRMDSVRMRGNGSGT; from the coding sequence ATGAGGATGGACAAAGGGGACAGGAGAGGCATGAAGATGGACACTGGACACAGTGAGGACATGAGGATGGACAAAGGGGACAGGAGAGGCATGAAGATGGACACTGGACACAGTGAGGACATGAGGATGGACAAAGGGGACAGGAGAGGCATGAAGATGGGCACTGGACCCAGTGAGGACATGAGGATGGACAAAGGGGACAGGAGAGGCATGAAGATGGGCACTGGACCCAGTGAGGACATGAGGATGGACAAAGGGGACAGGAGAGGCATGAAGATGGGCACTGGACCCGGTGAGGACATGAGGATGTGCAATGGACATTGTAACGATGTGAGGATGGACACTGGGCAAAGTGATTTGAGGATGGAAAATGGACATGGTGCCAGTCTGAAGATGGACATTTGTCATAGTGAGGACATGAAGCTGGACGATGGAGACATACACAGGATGGACTCAGTAAGGATGAGAG